Below is a genomic region from Gasterosteus aculeatus chromosome 2, fGasAcu3.hap1.1, whole genome shotgun sequence.
ACATTTGAGGTTGTTGCGGGCTTAGTGGAAAATCTGCCGGTACCAGTGCTGATTGGGCGGGACTGCCCGATATTCTGGCGTTTGTGGGCATGCAGGACTGCTGGCCACCGAAGAAACTGTCCCACCAAGAAACCTGGTAGGGACCAGAAAGTCAAGGTGGCACATGCCTGTGCAGCCCCATCTAGCCCAACCACGTCATCTGCAgaagggacagaggaggaggccctgGCCCCAGCGGAGGCCCCGGCCCCAGCGGAGGCCCCGACAAGGAGGGATCCCCGACTAACTGAAGGGTCTTCGAACGAGGCTTTTTCGGAGTTCCCACCGGCAGAAGAGGCATCTTCCACCAGGCCCGGGCAGTTTGGGACGGCCCAGTGGGAGGACCCTAACCTGGAACAAGCGCGACAGAACCTGGCTGTGGTCGAGGGAGAACCGGTGGCGGGGGTAAGTGCTAGCACCTTTCCACACTTTTCAATCAAGAATGGCCTCTTGTATAGGGTGGCAAAGCTGGAGGAACGGGTGGTGGAACAGTTGCTAGTCCCCAAGCGCTATATTAACAAAGTGTTGTACCTAGCCCACTCCCACCTGTTGGGAGCTCATTTGGGGGTGGAGAAAACCTACGACCGAGTCCGGGAGCGCTTCTACTGGCCGGGGGTGAAGAAGGCGGTCCAGGATTATTGCCAAATCTGCCCACAATGCCAGAAGACGGCGCCGAAGGTAAACTACCAGAATCCACTAATACCACTACCAATAATCGACATCCCATTCCAGAGGGTGGCCATGGATATAGTAGGCCCCTTGCCGAAGTCCAGTAGGGGGCACCGGTTTATCCTGGTTATCATGGATTATGCCACCCGGTACCCAGAGGCGGTCCCGTTACGCACCGCAAGTGCTAAAGCGGTGGCGAGAGAATTATTCCTTCTCTTTAGTAGAGTTGGGATTGCAAAGGAAGTCCTTACTGACCAGGGAACCTGTTTCATGTCTCGGGTGATGAAGGAGATGTGTAAACTGCTGAAGGTGAGCCAAATACGAACCTCTGTCTACCACCCACAGACGGACGGCCTGGTAGAACGTTTCAATAAAACCTTAAAACAAATGCTAAGGAAGGCTATTGACGTGGAGGGGAAAAACTGGGACCAACTAATCCCCTTTGTCTTGTTCTCAATCCGCGAAGTGCCCCAGGCGTCCACAGGGTTCTCACCATTTGAGCTGCTGTATGGACGGAGACCCAGGGGCATGCTGGACCTGGCCAAAGAAGCATGGGAGCAACAGCCATCAGCCCATCGCTCCGCCATAGAGTATGTCGACCAGATGCAGGACAGGATGGCTAAGGTATGGCCCCTGGTGCGGGAGCATATGCAACAAGCCCAACACGCCCAAGCCAGAATCTATAACCGTAGAGCTCAGCTACGGGAGTTCCAGCCGGGAGAGTTTGTCTTGGTCCTGATTCCAACGGTGGAATGCAAATTCCTGGCAAAGTGGCATGGACCCTATGAGGTGATCGaaagggtgggggaggtgaaTTATAAGGTAAGACAACCGGGAAGGAGGAAAATCTGCCAAATATATCACATTAATCTGTTGAAGAGATGGCACGCCCCTGACAGTGTTCCGATGGCCGCACTAACCACCGAAACCCAAGATCGTGTCCCCTCACAGGTACCTCTGGGCCCCCATCTGAGTCCGACCCACCGGCAAGACATGGTGGAACTAACTGGGCagttcaaagatgttttttcagaCATGCCGGGAAGGACCACGGTGATTAACCACGACATCATCACCGAACCTGGGAAAAAGGTGAGGCTCCGACCCTACCGCATACCAGAGGCAAAAAGGGAGACCATCAAAGAagaggtgagaaggatgttggAGATGGGCGTTATTGAGGAGTCACACAGTGCATGGTCCAGCCCGATTGTGTTGACTCCAAAACCCGACGGCAGCGAGAGATTCTGCAATGATTTTAGAAAATTGAACGAAATCTCAAAATTTGACGCTTACCCCATGCCGAGGGTTGATGAGTTAATAGAGCGATTAGGCCCAGCCCGGTTTGTGTCCACGCTCGACCTCACTAAAGGTTACTGGCAGGTTCCCCTCACAGAAACCGCCAAAGAGAAGACAGCGTTTGCTACCCCAGAAGGCCTGTACCACTATAGAGTCCTGCCCTTCGGAGTCCACGGAGCGCCAGCTACGTTCCAAAGAATGATGGACCAGGTGCTCCGACCTCATCGGGAGTATGCAGCGGCCTACCTAGATGATGTGGTCATACACAGCCCCGACTGGACCACCCATGTAGGCCACCTGAAAGCTGTCCTGGGAAGCCTACGGAGAGCTGGCCTGACCGCCAACCCAAAAAAGTGCCACCTTGGCCTGGAGGAGGCGGAATACCTCGGCTACACCATTGGGAGAGGCAGTGTGAGACCCCAATCCCGGAAAGTGGAGGCCATTGCCACCTGGCCTAAGCCAGCCACGAAGCGGCAAGTAAAAACGTTCCTCGGCCTGGTCGGCTATTATCAGTGCTTTATACCCCACTTTGCTACTATTGCAGCCCCTTTACACGAGATGACGAAAAACAGCCACCCACACCAGGTCCTCTGGAGCACCGAAGCTGAGGCAGCCTTTACAACCCTTCGGAGGGCCCTGTGCACCGAGCCAATTTTAAGCACCCCTAATTTTGAGGACACGTTCATCGTCCATACAGATGCCTCTGGATCAGGGCTTGGAGCCGTGCTGTCccaggtcagaggaggagaagaacaccCAGTGACCTATATCAGCCGTAAGTTGCTAAAGCATGAGATCAATTATTCAACGTTGGAGAAAGAATGTTTGGCAATAAAATGGGCCCTGACAAAGctgcggtattacctcctggGCAGAAAATTCACCCTGGTAACGGATCACGCACCACTGAGATGGATGTCTACAGCCAAAGACACTAATGCACGAGTTACACGGTGGTTCCTCGAACTGCAAAACTTTAATTTTTCTGTTGAGTACAGGTCGGGAAAAGCACATGGAAACGCAGACGCCTTGTCCAGGAGGGAAGAATGCTATCTCGTTGACGCTCCTAGCCCCAacctggagctggtggagggggtgtgtggcaaaccagggggaggaacaAAGCACTTGGGGCGGAGCCCCAAGCTCcggttgggggaggtgataagggggatttattatcctgtgcaggtgctccagccactgggaacgtggcactggtcacacctgcggcctatctggtaatcagagcagaccctagataaggagaggagaagagaccggACGGGGGCAGACGTCGGAGAGGAGGTAACCCCCAGGACTCAccgctctactctactctgctcctaacaggacaaggaagcgggcgccacgtaggaggagacgccacatatttcagtttggaagccggttggaagagccgtagtttttgacctttgttattaaaaggaccctttttgtttgcatttgctgtCTGAGTTTCTTATTTTACGCCCGAATCTGGCCTCACTCCCCCTGGGTTACCACAACATGTTAattgtaaaaatatgttatgctCTCGGCATTGCTTGTGAAAACATTAATGTATCAATGTTCAGCACCTATCAGATGGAGTGAAAACTTTATGCATTTGTAacatttgctaattagcaccaaatacaaagtACAACTAAAGCTGATGGGAAGTTTGCAGGATTTTGATCATGAGTCAGAACGGTTACTTGAAATGATCTAATGATCGTTAGTTCTAGTAAACGGCAAATTGATACGTTATGAATGCTGCCGCAATTTGAATCTAGCCCATGTGTGTCCCTCGTCTCTTTGCCGTGTGAATACTGAGGGTTTccaaataaagtgtttttttgtggttaAATCGGCGTTGGAGTCCTCCTCTTATTTGTGATGTGTATCAAACTGACATTGCTCTTGAACTAACAGGAGCAATGAGGCTTTATAGGAATGGAAGGACGGTTTACTCTGAGTGAGTAAGAAGATAATAAAAGTCATAAAAATCATGTATAATCAAAGGGCCCAGGATTACTTCCTCGCTCATCAACTAAAGAGCTTCAGTACTGGTGGCATAATGAAGCAGGGCTCCTGATTAAAGCCTCACTTGTGTATATAATCTTTGCGagatattttcatttaattcatttcatcaACCCCTGAATGACTTAGATTaccaatattatttttttttaagtagctTTTTAATAGTACAGAAATATATTCTGTGAGTGTTTGACAACTACATCTGCTCCACTCCTTGTTATTACAGAGCTGAGGTTGTAAAAACTCAAATTGGGCATTCTGGCTCCCTTCTTAAAGAGACTGATTTGCACGCTGCCTGGGTCATCGCTTCCTTCACATTTCCCCAAACCTCAGACAGGCATCTACATCTGTCAATCGAGATCTCTAAAAGTTATGACACTTTTACTTTCCACAATGTTCTCCTGGTTCCCAGGACTTCAAACAGCACCTTCCTTACCACTCGGTTGGTTATTTGCATCTTGAGATAGTTTGAAGGCAAATACACATTGTGTTTTGTATTCTGACCCTATCAAAGACTTATGGTGCTCATGTTTCATCAGAGCCTGCAGAAGATGGCTGGTCATGCTGAAGCGTGGTGAGGATGAATGGATGTAGCTTCTCAGCTGTGCAGAGGGAAGCGGTGGATGCATCACGGAAACGTCTCAGGATGGATGACTCGCCTTTCACTGTCTCTGTGGACATTGTGCACAGACAGGACACGTGTATTAATATGTGTGTGTCCCAAAGACTGGCACTTATGTGATAACTATTTTAATTTGTTGCAAGTCGGCTAAAATATCCTTTTGGCTGCTTCATATTATACCTGTGTAGTTCATACCTTTCTTGTGAACATGATATCTAATGTACGCCCACAGGGAACTACTACAAAACATTGTTTGCAATAACAATTTCGTACAAATGTATAATGGGCTGAGGTAGTACAGAGGCACACAATCCTAATCAACATTAAGTTGGACTCCTATTCagtctgtgctctctctctctctctcaactcAACTCTCATTTTCTTTCCGTCACAAGCTGGCGGAGCGCAAATTCCCAACAGGATCAGTTTTGGATGCTAATAGTAAGAGATGAATGCAACTAAAAGTGACATATGTTAGTCAGTTAAATGGGTCATTGCATATTTAAATACCTGTCTAGACAACACTCAAAAACATTATTGATAAAATGAATTTTGCAGTGCACGGTTCTGATttcattgtgtctttttcatAAATTCTAGGTTATTTATGGTGGTCTTAAACCGTTTAATTCCAATGTAAGGTACCTAAAAAAAGATAAGATAATGTCGACTATTTTCTATCTTCAAATAGCCAAAGTGTCACACTAGTGAAAAAAGAGCACATTCACTTGATCAGCAGTCAAAAGGGAAAGTGTCCTTATTTGTGCCATAGCCAGTCAGAAGTGCACAGGCTCACAAAATATGAATAGGGTACCGGTATTTTCTCTGGAGGTAAGTATATCCAACTGTATTTATTGTACAGTAAATGAGTCTCGACTGGATGTATTGTGTGTAACTTTTTGATCCATTGTCTTGTTCCTTCTGACCACCAGGAACCCGACTCCACCACCATGATTCAGAGAATTTCTGAGCCTTGGAGATGATCGTGAAGGTAAGtggttttattctgttttcaaATGAGGTATAGATGTTGTTTAAGCCCTGCCAGCAGGCTGTTCTTGGTTTTGGCCAATATACAGCCTGCTGCAGGTCCTACATTCAATAGAATCAACCACATTGGTGGAGTCGGGCCTGGTCACGTGCCAGATTGTGAGTATGTTAATTAATGAcatagttaaaaaatatatgaaatatgtaTCTCTATTGCTGTATGGGTTGCCTAGTGAAGCATTTACCAGAATGtcttttagatttttatttcttctggtAGCTGCAATGATTTCTTTTACTCAAAAACGATGGTATCTGGTCCTGTAGGTTTCTGAAGTTTGTTTTAATCCAAAAGGTTGAGTGCCTTAGATGCCGGAGAAAGGGTTGAGATGAAGGGAACCAGGGGGAGGTCTTGTGTTCCCCTCTGCGGTCTCGCCCTGGGATGGTAGTTATCTCTCATGTCCCTTTTAATGTCACAATGAAAAGTGCTACTGTAGCCCCGACATCTGAGAGCGCGGAAAAGGGTCCTGGTTGCCGATTCGCAGATTGCAGGATATCGTTTGAAAACATCCCGGACCGCCTTAAGCCCCAATGGGGTTTCTATATTGGTGTAGAGTGAGTCCACATCATGGGAAAATACCACCAGCTGGTACTGAAAGTGGTTTGAGTCGGGAGACAAACTCGTATGTGTCTTTGATATGGCTGTCGTGCTTTTGTGATAGGGATTAGGGTTCGGAACTGGTTTTGTGTCCATTTTTAGATTGGAGGTTTCCGGAAGCGCACGGGCTCATAGAGAAAAGTAATATTTAGTCGTGGATTCTTGTAAGAAGGAACGTCACAGATCCAATTTTCTAGTTTAAAAAGTTTTATCAAACGCcataaaatgctttatttaataaaactttattaaaaaaaaacacatactcAATAAAAACTCTTAGAAGAGAGGCACCTTGTTAATCCCAGGGGTCTAATTTGGAGATCCATTTTTCAAAGATGATCTGGGTCGTGGCCAGAGTCCAGTGAGGTGGATCTCGTGGCGAGCCCTCTGGTTTACGGTTAGGGACAAAAAGCCAATTCTGGTAAAATGTTACCACAGTGTGCTTTGAGTGTGGTCAGCAGTTATTTTTCATACTTGGAATTCAATGAAAACTTTGGGAGtattgaaaaacaacagcatGGTTGTAGAAGTGTGGTACGTTATTGTATCCCAGGTACTTTAAATATGCTCTTTCAGCTCCAGGATGATCACCTCTGAAAACAATCTTTAGCAAGATGAAGCTTTCGGGTCGGCGTCTCTCCAGCGGTACAGACTTATCACAGCTGCCTTTCATAATCCACAATCGTCGCCATGCCATAGAGGCTGCAACGTTGCTGTTATAAACATCACCTCCAGgggacgaaggggggggggggggggggcgcgctcaGTGTTGCAAGCGGATGTTAATGGCGTATGTGTCTTCAAGCCTTTTTACGACTACTTTGACTGCGGTGCTTACAGATCCACTGTGGTTCATAGCAGCTAAATTATAATGTGTTTGGTGTGAGTACAGAAGCGCAAGGCTGATGCACTCCGCCGGTAGTCATTTGTAATAAATGTGCAGCGAGCCGCTACACCGGATCCGAACTATTGGGGGTAGAGTGCCAAATCATTATGTTATTTAATAGTTCATTGAGTCTCTACAGTTGGCCAGTAATTAAACAACATTCAATCAatgcgaggagggagagacagtaGAAGACATTAAGTAGATGCGATGGTCTTAACCCCAGCAAACTGCTGGGATCAACTGATTGGCAATTAATGTTCTCACCATCTGCTGAAATGACTTTCAAATTCTAACTTTCCAGCTACACTTCAGTGTAAGAAACAAAATCGCTGATTATCTCCTTATTGCTCCAAACTTTTACAGAACacccaaataataataatgtcagggtctgtcaggggtgcgggaGGAATgcaggactcagatgcagacttctccgaaacaaaagattttaatagtcaaaaggatccaaaatccaaaaggccaaggggcaaaaacacacaggcatgaaactacagctccaagacaaaagacaaggacatgcgtggcaaaagacaatgacgcgacaagtgacaacagacacacatggtttaaatacacaagggaggtgcaggtgattggacacaggtggaaactattagacgatcacaggggatgacgggacaaggcaggaagtgaagttacccaaggacacgagtggcagaaaactacaaaatataacagtgaaccacaccgtgacaaataaGAGCCTGCACAATGACTTTGTGTCATGTCCAGTGTCCCGCAGTTTGTTTTCTAAACTGGAATTAAAATGTATTCCCTTTTTTACAACTAATTGGACAATAATGTGGAGGATTGCTTTCTGTATTTGATCACTAATTGCACCGTTGATTACACTTTAAAAGTAGAAACTCTCTCTTTTCTTACCAAGTTCCTTTggactttgtgtttttcagaagTTGCAAAACTGTACGAGACACCTCTTTGTAAACCTGATTTAAAGACTCATATCCATTCATTGGACTCAATAAACGGAGCTGTTTGAGAGATCGGGCCCAGCACACTTCCCGAAAAACCACCTGTACGGTGGCATcaatcttctttctttttttttttaatcgttgGAGCTCTATTCGATACAATGCAAAACACAGCCTTCTAACACAAATCCAATTGAACTGTGAAGCTCATTACTGTGATGATAACGTCGATGATGCTGTAATGACAGCAGAGGGCCGGGAGAAAAAGATTCGGGGCACAGGTCGCAATCCTCAGAAGGGCAGCTGCTCTATTGATCACAATCAGGGCAGTCACATGAAAAATAGCTGAAAGGTCAGGTCGGCGAGACGCTGTCTACGAAATATGAAAATCTCTAACTTATCTACGATTTATAATCACAGTGAACCACCTCATCTTTTGCCTGCAGGCAATTAGCATCTGGATTGGAATACGTCATATGGAGCAATCATTTCATAATGAAACGTGATTAATGGAGAACTAGTTCAACATGTGGTcacagtgagagaaaaaagCGCATCTTGTTTTACTTAAGTTgcatgttatttctgtactctattattgtaaaaatgtatgaaaacatTGGATAAATTTGTCCTAAAACCCTCCAAGTTGTGCTGTAAAGTTTAATTTGATCCCCAGACGCATAATTTTCTACTTCCTTCCACTCGTCCATTTAATACCTCCCATAGTCTTACATTTCTTACCGTCAAATGCAATGTTAAGGATTAGTTGCATCAAAGTGTACAGCTTTAGTTTGGTTAATTCTATTATCCCCCCCCAAGATCAGGAGGGACCATTACAATGAGCAAAATCGTTGGCAACTTTTTTGGGTTATTGCAAAATGCAATTTCTCTTCCATGCTTTCTGAAACATTAACATCAGAACCAGCTTTGATCTCGTTTAACCCCCTAAGTTGAAACTGGGGTCAAACTGTGGATGAGGATTTGTTCAAACGTTTTACTGTTAAAGGCATTCTCTTTTAGAGAGCATGGCTAACCCTTTAGTCAGGATATTATACTGAATGTACAGTCATTTTCATAACCCGATGCATACCTAATGGacattttctatttttggaTTGATGTAAAGAAAAGATGTTGGATGGCCAATCTGCCTAAAATCGAACCAAAATTACCTTACATAAagaactatttttttaaaaggtaggTGCCATACAATTCAAAGATACGTTTCACTCTCGCTGTCACTTCTTCCTGTTTTGATCTTCTCCCGCCTGGTTGAAATAGAACTCCGCCAGAGAGAAATAAGTAATCTTTCCATCAGCCGAACAAAAACAAGTTGCAAAAGGCTGAACAGTGATTCCAGCTGGAGCTCCCTCAGCCTATTCTTCCCCACTCCCCGGATTGTTAGTTGGACTCCTGACCTGCCGGTACGGCCATTCAGACCCACTGGGCTGAGAAGGGAGGTAATCAAAGATCTGTggacgagaggagaggaacaTCGGGGGCGATGAGAAAAGCGCTTGCATCCCGGAGGTAGATGGGGGGGGAAAAGGCGAATCTGGGCTGCCGTGAAGTCAATCTGTGCTCGGTCTTCTGGTGAGAATGAAGTGGTGTGTGTGGCAGCCCACTCTGGGAAAGAGAGAAAATCACCTCTGGGCAGCGCCcgcctctcctgctgcagctgaacctcttttaataaacatttaactTTTGAAGCGAGGAGAAATCAATACCCCGAAGAGGTGACTTCCCTGTGTGGccacgagctgctgctgctgctggccaagAGCATGTTCCTGCGACCAGGCATCGTGGATTAGGATTGTCAAAGGAATTGTCCCCAAAAAGTGCAGATTTGTTACAAAGAATTTACACTCGTCTTCCTTCTATGTGACGAGGAAGGCAAAAGTCAGTGGAACGAAGAGGGTGGAGATGTGTGGAACCCTCACAGCTGGTTTAGGGGGAATGCGAGTGGTTGCGGTCAGGAAAGGACGTCAAGGTCAAGACAGCAACAAATTGGGTCACCAATCCCAGTATTAGCCAATCCAAGCGCCTGAACAGGGGTGGGATTCGTAGCAGGTATACGTGATTGGCAAACCTTGACCAATGATAACGTTCCAAAGCATCACCcaagaaaaaactaaactaacttCTTAATGCAGATGCTGTCAAGCTGAGTGGGACAAAGCAATTACAAGAGTGAACGGCGAATAACAAAGTTGAAGCTAAACGAAGCAAACCTCCTAAAGCAATAGTTGTATTTTCCATTGTTCTCTCTTTCACAGCGTAAGAGATGTTTTTCAGTTTGACAGCCTATTATTACCCATCCTCCCAGGtaaagtgttgtttttattgttcatgGAGTTTACTGTTTTTTGACACGTTCCTTATCTCTATCACGATGGTAATTTACCAACGTTGCCAGAGGGCGAAATGCTATCAGCAGGAGGGCTGCATCTATGTCTGACACTAGCAAGTCACATGGGTTATTATGAAAGTGACAAGGTttctaacttttttttgttatacTGACAGATGTGGAGTCTGGATAAATTAGAACAAGCGTTTTGGTCGGTATAGGAGGAATTTCAACATCTTTATAAGTTAAATATGTTCTTTCATGCAGAAGTTTGCCTtagcagcaataaaaaaaaaaaagaacagccaAGAAGCTCCAAATTTCACCTCAACTCTCCGGGGTGACAGCCTCTGAAAAGGTGACGAACTGGAAGGGAACCTTCCCCCACTTCAATAATGAATTTTAGTGAAATGCATGGTAACaattcaaaatattaaaaatgtcatttttcttcaTCAAGGTTGTCTCTGCtgagttgaaaaaaaacaacacaccaggatttttaatcatttttaaaagtgtgGTTCCTCAGCGAGGTGGTGTGTATCACAGTAGTTGACAActcaaatgaatttaaaatgcacttcattcCACTCTGAATCACCACCTACAGTTAAAAACAGTCAGTCAGTGTAAATGTATCTGTACATTATGTACATTATACAATGTATAAAATGAATCAGAGTTTTTGCAACACCATCAAAGCCCAGTAAAAGAGATGCATCTCTATTTAAAAAGGACACCAGACTGGTCCAGCACGGACACAGCTGACATGCGTAATCACGCCACGAGGACGATTTTCTTGAAGTTCTTGGATTTCTAAAAGCTCTTTAAAACCACtgcataaatacatttaaacttttaaaatgtgtgtattgcaGCTGTCAACGCAATTATGGATATTAACTTATTTGTAAACCTCTAACTAATCTAAATTAAATACGACTTCAGAACTATTGGCGTTTTTTTTCCACGCTTCCAGTCAGTCTGCTGTTCTCCTTCTGCGAATGCACACGGCCCTGCAGTCTCATGCGCTTTTGTGGGGATTGGCAGCTAATTAGGATCAACTGACACAAGATTCAACTAACAATGGGATTCATCGTTATAGGAACGGTTCTCTGGAATGACGTCTTCTCCTTTTTGGGGACTTTCTCAAGGACAGATTTCAGatctgttgatttttttttaaacaaacctcGTAGCTGGCTGGATTTCATACATTTTGTTCTGCACATACAAAGGGCTCGATTGTTGGTGCCTGTGAAGTGGGATGAAGTGTGGCATTCTTGTCAGGAGCACCCTAACATAATATCAACTTTTGCCTGTGCTCTTTTGGTGTGACTCACCATGAACAGGCTCAGTGGGGGACGTGTCGGTGACGATCAAGAAGTACAGAAAATAATGATTCAGTTTTATGTATGATGAGCCCAAAGGAGTgactgctacaagggtggcagtgacggTGGGGGCGTCTACACGGACCATgaaggaggcaaagcagcgaatgtgggaggagtttggggtaactatggagaaggactttggGGGCAGCACCAAAGTGCTTATGGAAGACTACCGGGAACCTCAGGAGGGGTAAACGGGGAACcgtccaagctgtgtacagtaaggatgggaccctttTGATCGCAACTAATGAGGTTATCAGGCGTAGCAAGGTACCTTGAGGcatcatcgtcaatttgcctagtcaaacaactctgcagccgcaaagccccggggattgatgagatccgtccagagatgctgaaagaaatgggtgttggggggctgtcATGGATGACACGccttgcgtggaagtctgggacggTGCCAAAGGAGTGGCAGAGCGGGTTGGTGGTAgctctcttcaaaaa
It encodes:
- the LOC144389418 gene encoding uncharacterized protein LOC144389418 isoform X2, whose product is MENALTQLIQTQTQQAQSLQALQDAITTLGRHLVKPEGPTEPSKVLTKQTGEDDIEAYLEVFERTAERERWPRAQWAGILAPFLIGEAQKACRDLSPADINQYGALKAAILAHYGHNLQTRAQQFHAWEYDATAPVRPQIATLMRLTRSWLTSGEGPPAIDRVAMDRCIRALPGGAKRHASQSCPETVDALVTLLENHQVTVQLMQSSRPPSQSDPRRDRQRLRKSDTEALGPSPRPQGGPPQPSLQRRPFVNPDRRKCFACGQEGHIAWNCPGEDILMPTAGSSDSPRKADSYLTTCWAHEGARAPKLPVRIGTQDAEALLDSGSAVTLLRPGLTSGPRGPPIPVSCVHGDSREYPTTHIKVQTTRGTFEVVAGLVENLPVPVLIGRDCPIFWRLWACRTAGHRRNCPTKKPGRDQKVKVAHACAAPSSPTTSSAEGTEEEALAPAEAPAPAEAPTRRDPRLTEGSSNEAFSEFPPAEEASSTRPGQFGTAQWEDPNLEQARQNLAVVEGEPVAGVSASTFPHFSIKNGLLYRVAKLEERVVEQLLVPKRYINKVLYLAHSHLLGAHLGVEKTYDRVRERFYWPGVKKAVQDYCQICPQCQKTAPKVNYQNPLIPLPIIDIPFQRVAMDIVGPLPKSSRGHRFILVIMDYATRYPEAVPLRTASAKAVARELFLLFSRVGIAKEVLTDQGTCFMSRVMKEMCKLLKVSQIRTSVYHPQTDGLVERFNKTLKQMLRKAIDVEGKNWDQLIPFVLFSIREVPQASTGFSPFELLYGRRPRGMLDLAKEAWEQQPSAHRSAIEYVDQMQDRMAKVWPLVREHMQQAQHAQARIYNRRAQLREFQPGEFVLVLIPTVECKFLAKWHGPYEVIERVGEVNYKVRQPGRRKICQIYHINLLKRWHAPDSVPMAALTTETQDRVPSQVPLGPHLSPTHRQDMVELTGQFKDVFSDMPGRTTVINHDIITEPGKKVRLRPYRIPEAKRETIKEEVRRMLEMGVIEESHSAWSSPIVLTPKPDGSERFCNDFRKLNEISKFDAYPMPRVDELIERLGPARFVSTLDLTKGYWQVPLTETAKEKTAFATPEGLYHYRVLPFGVHGAPATFQRMMDQVLRPHREYAAAYLDDVVIHSPDWTTHVGHLKAVLGSLRRAGLTANPKKCHLGLEEAEYLGYTIGRGSVRPQSRKVEAIATWPKPATKRQVKTFLGLVGYYQCFIPHFATIAAPLHEMTKNSHPHQVLWSTEAEAAFTTLRRALCTEPILSTPNFEDTFIVHTDASGSGLGAVLSQVRGGEEHPVTYISRQGSGRHVGGDATYFSLEAGWKSRSF